Genomic DNA from Chaetodon auriga isolate fChaAug3 chromosome 18, fChaAug3.hap1, whole genome shotgun sequence:
TCTCCACATTCTCCTCCCCCCTGTGAGGGAGGGAAACATCCCCTCTTTGAAGGCACTAAATCTCTTTATCTAACCATCTTCCCAATTTTGTCCTGTCAACTGATTGTGACAGTTTGAGGTAAGTGCTAAATGCAAACCAGGATCAAACAAAGCGTCAAGCTGAGACTGCCAGAGCTCtctgagttttctttttctttttcatttttcttcaacGCAAAGTGAgttcattaaaaaaagtaaGCAGTCTGCTCTTAAGCCATGACCAAAAAACGATGCATCCATCCTATTTTCATCTCTCAATCCTTCACTCATCCTTGTATTGCTTAAAGTGTGTCTAAGGAATTCTCCTTTCCTCTATTTGACCCTATAAGTGACCATGATATAAATGTATGTAGTAAGAATTGCTCAGTTGTTTTGGGAATCCCTCCAAAATAGGAATTCCACACTGCGGAAAATAATAAGTAATAATTAACAAACACCTATAAACAAGATGAATGGGCTTGGCTTTGTTCTGAGAAGTGTGCACACAGCCAGCTGTAAATGTGATAACAAGGACGAAAGCGGCTCTAGCATAGGTGTCATTACTTTGCGTCGTCTTTTATACTCACCTTAGCAACCTTGGATgactccttcctcctcctctgactcctcagGATCTACCCTgcatgtttgtttctctgcagttgAATTTGATCTTGCATTTCACCTCTTGTGAGCACCAGAaagaagtttttattttatacCGCAGTCGCAATGGCTTCAGGGAAAGAAAGCGGTGGACTCGACAATCTTGCATTTGATGTAAGTGACTTATTCGTGTAAAATATACCATATGTGGACATTTTCAAGTGTTTTCTAAATGCAGTGAGTGTCACCAGTAAGCATTCAGAAGAAAGACTGCTTTTGATTTTGTACCTTGCTGAAAAGTAATAGACTGTACTACAGAGTCCTGATTTATGCTGCTAAATAGTAGGCAAGGCTTTGCACAAGTAATTTAGGTTGGAAGTTTCTAAAAATTGGGAAACCTTTGCTGAAATTCTTTCTGTACTGTCACCACCCTTGCAGGGAAAGGAAGGCCCACGCGGCACaaagtcttgttttgttttgatcagATCCACACAGCTTAATGTTATtccatttatttcactttataACTTTCCCCATTTGCAACcagtagaaaaaaacaaaatcagagaTGTCTGTCTACGATGTTTATCTACCTGAAATGTCTATCTGCTTCACTGCACTGCATAATTCAGCGTTAAATATCCATTAGCCAAATGTGCTATATCCGTAAACAAATCATCTGAGAGTTATTGCATTGGTGCGGCTCCAGGTGAGCTTTTgttaactgtttgtttgtttgtctgttttttgcatctgcatgtttttataTGGTGCCACAGAAGAATGAAGGAGTCAATGATCAGCCcagaggaaagcaggaaaagacaTGTGGGAGCGACggtgcagcagaggaagacagaaataAACCCACCTATTGTGTGACTGACATTCCCCCCTGGTACCTTTGTATTTTTCTGGCCATGCAGGTGGGTGTGATCCTACCTGTGTCGTGAATTGATTTCAGCCTTCAGTGTTATTTCAGATCTCTTTAAATGTCTTGTGAAATTCCTGGATGTAGATATTGTAATTGGGGCAATAAACATGTTGAAACTTTGATTCCTTGCACCGTATCAACATAATCATGATAACACTGCAAAATTACATACTGTAGCTGTCACTGATTCTGGAAGCAAGCCTTCTTTGCCTTTTATCAACCCAGAGAAAGAAGATTACATACTGTGATATAAACcagcatgctttttttttttttttttttttggctttttgccTTTAATTGAtagtgcagctgcagacagacaggaaagggggAAGACATGCAGTAAAGAGCAGCTGGAGCCTTAGTGCATGGGCTGAGCGCTCTAGCAGGTGCCTCAGACcagcattttttaatgtgtttggtgtttgcatCATCAATACCATCAAGCCATCTGTCTCACCACTGTCCCTCTCCTGTACAGCATTACCTGACAGCGTTCGGTGGGATcatctccatccctctcatTCTCTCGGAGGGGCTGTGTCTGCAGCACGACAGCCTGACCCAGGGTCGCCTCATTAACACCATTTTCTTCGTCTCTGGCCTGTGCACCGTGCTGCAGGTCACCTTCGGTGTCAGGTCAGAATGATGGTGCTAATTCATTTGACCGTCCTGTAaggttttgttttcagccaaaaaaaaaaaaactctggtAAAACTGCTGTAGTgtgctacctgcccagcaccaaacgaAAGCCAGACAGCATATGGCATCCTTCAAACGCTTTGTTTTGGACTCATTTCTCAGTGAatgatttctctttttgtcatcGCTTACGTTTATGTCACACCCATAGGCTTCCCATCCTACAGGGGGGTACATTTGCTTTGCTGACCCCTGCCACGGCCATGTTGTCCATGCCACAGTGGGAGTGCCCAGCTTGGACCCAGAATGCCAGTCTGGTCAACACCTCCTCACCGCTCTTCAAAGAAGTGTGGCAGACCCGCATGAGAACAGTGAGCCAACACAAACACGTAGCTTTCAGCAACAAAGGCGTAAAAAAGCACTTCTGTGGAGGGCATGATTAAGTCAGTGAGGTCATGCTGTAAGTAATCATATAGTTGTTAAAGTCTATCACTCTGCCAGAGAAAGAGTGGTGACGTTAATGCTTATGACCTCacttgctgtgtttctgtccacagcTGCAGGGCTCTATCATGGTGGCCTCCCTCCTCCAGATCCTGGTCGGTTTCTCCGGCCTCATCGGCTTCCTCATGCGCTTCATTGGCCCCTTAACCATTGCCCCCACAGTCTCTCTTATAGGCCTGTCGCTGTACGATTCAGCTGGAACCAAGACTGGCAGCCACTGGGGCATCTCTGCTATGTACGTAAGCACTGTGCTGTAACTGTGTGAACCAGCAGACTACAAATTTAACTCCGGTCACAGTGTAAAATGACATTCAAAACTAAATTCTGCCTGGTAAAGCTGTAGCCTGCAGCCAAAGATCTACTTCTGTGTCATCATACAAATTACAGTTCTTCTCATACACACAGGACCACAGTGCTGATCATCCTGTTCTCCCAGTATCTCCACCGCATACCAATTCCTGTTCCTGCATATAGCAAAGCCAAGAAACTGCACACCTCCAAGTTCTACATCTTCCAGATAATGCCTGTATGTTTTAGATAACAATACGCTTCATCACTGATGCCAATATACATCATTTTTTACCAATTTTTGTTGGATTTTATGGCCACCCTGAAATACTGACACTGAGACTAATATTAGTTATTGCTTAGATTCTGCTGGGAATTGCGGTCTCATGGTTAGTCTGCTACCTCCTCACCATCTATGATGTCCTACCATCTGATCCAAGCCAATATGGCCACCTTGCCCGCACTGATGTGAAGGGAAATGTGGTGAACGAGGCTTCCTGGTTCACATTTCCTTATCCTGGTAAATTCACAAGAAAACTATTAACACACCTTTGTTTTAGTTGCTTTATAATATCATTCTTTAATCTGTAATACATTGATCATAATCATTTTATGGCATGAGATGCAGTATGTGTAGTGGAATCAAATATTGGCAATATTGTTGAAAATACTAAGATGTTCTTGACTATTCAATTAGCAGTAATTGACTTGTCTTTCAGGTCAGTGGGGCATGCCAGCTGTAAGCCTGGCGGGTGTATTTGGCATTATGGCTGGAATTATATGCTCCATGGCAGAGTCTGTGGGCGACTACCATGCATGTGCCAAGCTGTCGGGGGCCCCTCCTCCCCCAAAGCACGCCATCAGCCGGGGCATTGGTGTTGAAGGGCTCGGTTGTTTGTTGGCAGGGGCCTTTGGCACAGGCAATGGCACGACCTCATTTAGTGAGAACGTGGCTGCCCTGGGTATCACCAAGGTAGGATAATGATAGTGACATTCAATCTTTAACATTAAGTTATACTGTATGATTTCATAGGCTGTCTTTGGTGTGGAAGAGCTTAAAAAGCAGGTCTGCAGAACCTATTTCAAACTCCCCGCTTGTGCGACAGGTGGGCAGCCGAATGGTGATTCTTCTGAGTGGAATTTTCATGATTTTGATGGGGATGTTGGGTAAAATTGGAGCAATCTTCACAACGATCCCCACTCCTGTGATTGGAGGGATGTTCCTTATCATGTTTGGCGTCATAACTGCAGCAGGCATTTCTAATCTGCAGGTAAACAACAGCATGACACATGGTTTGATATTCAGCCAGATTTGCTTCCAAATGCTTTGCTACGATTCAGAATTTTGCTGACGCATCTCATTTTCCAGTCCACAGACATGAATTCCTCCAggaatatatttgtttttggtttttccatgttttctgctctcGTCATTCCAAACTGGACATTGAAGAATCCTGATTTCTTCAAAACAGGTATAATCTACCAGGAAATGTCACTGCTTTTCAATAGCTTTTACCTCAACTACTCACTGCCATGAAACAAGTCCGTTTGAACTGCGTCACACTAATACTTTGTCCTCCTGTGTGAAACTCAGGTGTTCAAGAGATAGACCAAATTGTATACATATTGTTGACCACTCATATGTTTGTTGGAGGGTTTCTTGGCTTCTTCCTCGACAACACAATTCCAGGTAAGCTGAAGTGGAACCTTGTAACTGAATGAAATTGTGTGGCAGCCTTTGGGCCATGCCACGTAGCATCTTGGCATGcaatttgtttctgctgtgttgttacTCTACTAATATCTAATCATTATgaaatcactgctttttttttgtgaatgtaAACTATGTGTTATGATATCTCAGGGACCAAACGTGAGCGTGGCCTCTTATCCTGGAACAAAGTACCTCTTGAGGACTCTAGTAACACCTTGGGAGCTGAAGAAGTGTATGACCTCCCTTTTGGCATCACCTCTTGCCTCTCGTCCCAGTCTTGGGTTCGCTATGTCCCCTTTTGCCCACGGAAGGGCCACAGAACTCAGAACTCAGAACTTGAAGACaagaaaatgtcacagagcaAGGAGAGTGAGCAACTGCCTAACAGCACAGA
This window encodes:
- the LOC143336475 gene encoding solute carrier family 23 member 1-like, with the protein product MASGKESGGLDNLAFDKNEGVNDQPRGKQEKTCGSDGAAEEDRNKPTYCVTDIPPWYLCIFLAMQHYLTAFGGIISIPLILSEGLCLQHDSLTQGRLINTIFFVSGLCTVLQVTFGVRLPILQGGTFALLTPATAMLSMPQWECPAWTQNASLVNTSSPLFKEVWQTRMRTLQGSIMVASLLQILVGFSGLIGFLMRFIGPLTIAPTVSLIGLSLYDSAGTKTGSHWGISAMTTVLIILFSQYLHRIPIPVPAYSKAKKLHTSKFYIFQIMPILLGIAVSWLVCYLLTIYDVLPSDPSQYGHLARTDVKGNVVNEASWFTFPYPGQWGMPAVSLAGVFGIMAGIICSMAESVGDYHACAKLSGAPPPPKHAISRGIGVEGLGCLLAGAFGTGNGTTSFSENVAALGITKVGSRMVILLSGIFMILMGMLGKIGAIFTTIPTPVIGGMFLIMFGVITAAGISNLQSTDMNSSRNIFVFGFSMFSALVIPNWTLKNPDFFKTGVQEIDQIVYILLTTHMFVGGFLGFFLDNTIPGTKRERGLLSWNKVPLEDSSNTLGAEEVYDLPFGITSCLSSQSWVRYVPFCPRKGHRTQNSELEDKKMSQSKESEQLPNSTEIINEIRL